A single Symbiobacterium thermophilum IAM 14863 DNA region contains:
- a CDS encoding class II fructose-1,6-bisphosphate aldolase: MTLVSLRTLLDAAQAGKYAVGAFNCNNMEVVQAIVAAAEEARSPVILQASQGAIKYAGLDYIVSMVKAAAAKATVPMALHLDHGTDFNTIMACIRAGFTSVMFDGSKYEKEENIARTKEIVKIAHAVGVSVEGEIGKIGGVEDDIAVDERDAMLTPVPDAIEFYEATGVDALAMSFGTAHGPYKLPPKLDLDRIAAVHQKTGAPLVMHGGSGVPEEDMRKGIELGIRKVNIDTELRQAFLAEVRRQLAERPDELDPRKIFAPAREVLKEHIKEKMRLFGCAGKA; the protein is encoded by the coding sequence ATGACTCTGGTCTCACTGAGGACGCTCTTGGATGCAGCACAGGCGGGCAAGTACGCGGTCGGAGCATTCAACTGCAACAACATGGAGGTCGTTCAGGCAATCGTCGCAGCAGCGGAGGAGGCCCGTTCTCCTGTGATTCTGCAGGCGAGCCAGGGGGCCATCAAGTACGCGGGCCTTGACTATATCGTGAGCATGGTGAAGGCCGCGGCGGCCAAGGCCACCGTGCCCATGGCGCTCCACCTGGACCACGGCACCGACTTCAACACCATCATGGCCTGCATCCGGGCCGGCTTCACGTCGGTGATGTTCGACGGGTCGAAGTACGAGAAGGAGGAGAACATCGCCCGCACCAAGGAGATCGTCAAGATCGCGCACGCGGTGGGCGTCTCGGTGGAGGGCGAGATCGGCAAGATCGGCGGCGTGGAGGACGACATCGCCGTCGACGAGCGGGATGCGATGCTCACGCCCGTTCCCGACGCCATCGAGTTCTACGAGGCCACCGGGGTGGATGCTCTGGCCATGTCCTTCGGCACCGCCCACGGTCCGTACAAGCTGCCGCCCAAGCTGGATCTGGACCGCATCGCCGCGGTGCACCAGAAGACCGGCGCCCCGCTGGTGATGCACGGCGGTTCGGGCGTGCCCGAAGAGGACATGCGCAAGGGCATCGAGCTGGGCATCCGCAAGGTGAACATCGACACCGAGCTGCGGCAGGCCTTCCTGGCCGAGGTGCGGCGCCAGCTGGCCGAGCGGCCGGACGAGCTCGACCCGCGCAAGATCTTCGCTCCGGCCCGCGAGGTGCTGAAGGAGCACATCAAGGAGAAGATGCGGCTCTTCGGCTGCGCCGGCAAGGCGTAG
- the ilvB gene encoding biosynthetic-type acetolactate synthase large subunit, producing the protein MEMQAARALMRALEAEGVEVIFGYPGGASLYIYDALYDSPIHHVLTRHEQGAIHAAEGYARATGKVGVVLATSGPGATNLVTGLCDAMMDSTPIVAITGQVTRSLIGRDAFQEADVTGITMPVTKHNYLVTDPNDLLRVVREAFYIARTGRPGPVLIDIPKDVTNAQVRWEYPPRIHLPGYRVPREASPEAVAAAAEAIRSARQPVLICGGGVVSSPDATGPFRTLAERMDAPVVETLMGLGGFPMDHPLCLGLVGMHGTFAANRAVANSDLVIACGMRFDDRVTGMASRFAPKARIIHIDIDPAEMSKNLTAHIPLVGDCGLVLAQLNEALGDWSQTLPEWRAQVQGWQEQFPLWGVRRGEEIATDPDGVPKPQQVIQAVQAAFGPEAVVATDVGQHQMWAAHYCTRTEPRTWLSSSGLGTMGFGLPAAIGAAIGRPDRDVVLITGDGSFQMCIQELATVVQERVPVKIVLLNNGYLGMVRQWQEMFYKGRYKEVDLRPGMPDFVKLAEAYGIKGLRVRRLGELEGAVAEARAHQGPVLLEVVVEEEENVFPIVPPGGANTEALLPGAGR; encoded by the coding sequence ATGGAGATGCAGGCGGCCCGCGCCCTGATGCGGGCATTGGAGGCGGAGGGGGTCGAGGTCATCTTCGGCTACCCCGGCGGGGCGAGTCTGTACATCTACGACGCCCTCTATGACAGCCCCATCCACCACGTGCTGACCCGGCACGAGCAGGGGGCGATCCACGCGGCCGAGGGGTACGCCCGGGCCACGGGCAAGGTCGGGGTGGTGCTGGCCACCTCCGGCCCCGGCGCGACCAACCTGGTGACCGGCCTGTGCGATGCCATGATGGACTCGACCCCGATCGTGGCCATCACGGGGCAGGTGACCCGTTCGCTCATCGGCCGGGACGCGTTCCAGGAAGCCGACGTCACGGGCATAACGATGCCCGTCACGAAGCACAACTACCTGGTGACGGACCCGAACGACCTGCTCCGGGTGGTGCGCGAGGCCTTCTACATCGCCCGCACCGGCCGGCCCGGACCGGTCCTGATCGACATCCCCAAGGACGTGACCAACGCCCAGGTGCGCTGGGAGTACCCGCCCAGGATCCACCTGCCGGGCTACCGGGTGCCGCGGGAGGCCAGCCCGGAGGCGGTGGCGGCGGCCGCCGAGGCCATCCGGTCCGCGCGGCAGCCGGTCCTGATCTGCGGCGGCGGCGTGGTCTCGTCCCCGGACGCCACCGGACCGTTCCGGACCTTGGCTGAGCGGATGGACGCCCCGGTGGTGGAGACGCTGATGGGGCTCGGCGGCTTCCCCATGGACCATCCGCTGTGCCTGGGGCTTGTGGGCATGCACGGGACCTTTGCCGCCAACCGGGCGGTGGCCAACTCCGACCTGGTGATCGCCTGCGGGATGCGCTTTGACGACCGGGTGACCGGCATGGCCTCCCGGTTTGCGCCCAAGGCCCGGATCATCCACATCGACATCGACCCCGCGGAGATGTCCAAGAACCTGACGGCGCACATCCCGCTGGTGGGCGACTGCGGCCTGGTGCTCGCGCAGCTCAACGAGGCCCTGGGCGACTGGTCCCAGACCCTCCCCGAGTGGCGGGCGCAGGTGCAGGGGTGGCAGGAGCAGTTCCCGCTCTGGGGCGTGCGCCGGGGCGAGGAGATCGCCACCGACCCGGACGGGGTGCCGAAGCCGCAGCAGGTGATCCAGGCGGTGCAGGCGGCCTTCGGGCCGGAGGCCGTGGTCGCCACCGACGTCGGCCAGCACCAGATGTGGGCGGCGCACTACTGCACCCGTACGGAGCCCCGGACGTGGCTTTCCTCCAGCGGGCTGGGCACGATGGGCTTCGGCCTTCCGGCGGCCATCGGCGCCGCGATCGGTCGCCCCGACCGGGACGTGGTGCTCATCACCGGCGACGGCTCGTTCCAGATGTGCATCCAGGAGCTGGCCACTGTGGTCCAGGAGCGGGTGCCGGTCAAGATCGTCCTGCTCAACAACGGCTACCTGGGCATGGTGCGCCAGTGGCAGGAGATGTTCTACAAGGGCCGGTACAAGGAGGTCGACCTGCGGCCGGGCATGCCGGATTTCGTGAAGCTGGCCGAGGCATATGGCATCAAGGGGCTGCGGGTGCGGCGGCTCGGCGAGCTGGAAGGGGCCGTGGCCGAGGCCCGGGCGCACCAGGGTCCGGTGCTGCTGGAGGTCGTGGTGGAGGAGGAAGAGAACGTCTTCCCGATCGTGCCGCCCGGTGGGGCCAACACCGAGGCGCTGTTGCCCGGGGCGGGGCGCTGA
- the ilvD gene encoding dihydroxy-acid dehydratase yields MRSDLIKKGPDRAPHRALLKATGVTDADMGKPFIGIANSYIDIVPGHVHLKEFGDLVKEAVREAGGVPFIFNTIGVDDGIAMGHIGMRYSLPSRELIADAVETVIEAHQLDALICIPNCDKITPGMLMAAMRVNIPTIFISGGPMAAGRLKDGRRADLITIFEGVGAHSRGMISDEELKELEDLACPSCGSCSGMFTANSMNCLCEALGLALPGNGTALARSAEREALARAAARRIVEMALAGGPRPRDIVTPEAIDNAFALDIAMGGSTNTVLHTLAVATEAGIAYPLERINALSARVPYLCKVSPATAEVHIEDVHAAGGVMAILKELSRKEGTLHPHCLTVTGKTIGELWAEAENRNREVIRPVEDPYAETGGLAILFGNLAPDGAALKVGAVDPSITTFTGRAICFDSQDEALQGIFGGRVQPGHVVVIRYEGPKGGPGMPEMLAPTSAIVGMGLGKEVALITDGRFSGGTRGICLGHISPEAAEGGPIALVRDGDVITIDIPGRRLTLEVPADELERRRAAWVKPAPKVRKGWLGRYAALVTSANTGAVLRTPEE; encoded by the coding sequence GTGCGCAGCGACCTGATCAAGAAGGGGCCCGACCGGGCCCCGCATCGAGCGCTGCTGAAGGCGACCGGCGTCACCGACGCCGACATGGGGAAACCCTTCATCGGCATCGCCAACAGCTACATCGACATCGTGCCGGGGCACGTCCACCTGAAGGAGTTCGGCGACCTGGTGAAGGAGGCCGTGCGGGAGGCGGGCGGCGTGCCCTTCATCTTCAACACCATCGGCGTCGACGACGGCATCGCCATGGGTCACATCGGGATGCGCTACAGCCTCCCCAGCCGGGAGCTGATCGCCGACGCGGTGGAGACGGTGATCGAGGCGCACCAGCTGGACGCGCTGATCTGCATCCCCAACTGCGACAAGATCACCCCGGGCATGCTCATGGCGGCCATGCGGGTGAACATCCCGACGATCTTCATCTCCGGCGGCCCCATGGCCGCCGGCCGGCTCAAGGACGGCCGCAGGGCCGACCTGATCACCATCTTCGAGGGGGTCGGCGCCCACAGCCGGGGGATGATCAGCGACGAGGAGCTGAAGGAGCTGGAGGACCTGGCCTGCCCCAGCTGCGGCTCCTGCTCGGGCATGTTCACCGCCAACTCGATGAACTGCCTCTGCGAGGCCCTCGGCCTGGCCTTGCCGGGCAACGGCACCGCCCTGGCGCGGTCGGCCGAGCGGGAGGCGCTGGCGCGGGCGGCGGCCCGGCGCATCGTGGAGATGGCCCTGGCCGGAGGCCCCAGGCCCCGGGACATCGTCACGCCCGAGGCCATCGACAACGCCTTTGCGCTGGACATCGCGATGGGCGGATCCACCAACACCGTCCTGCACACCCTGGCCGTCGCCACCGAAGCGGGCATCGCGTACCCGCTGGAGCGGATCAACGCGCTCTCCGCCCGGGTGCCGTACCTGTGCAAGGTCTCGCCCGCCACGGCCGAGGTGCACATCGAGGACGTGCATGCCGCCGGCGGCGTGATGGCGATCCTGAAGGAGCTGTCCCGGAAGGAGGGGACGCTGCATCCCCACTGCCTGACGGTGACGGGGAAGACGATCGGCGAGCTCTGGGCCGAGGCCGAGAACCGGAACCGGGAGGTCATCCGTCCGGTGGAGGACCCGTACGCCGAGACCGGCGGCCTGGCGATCCTCTTCGGCAACCTGGCCCCCGACGGCGCAGCGTTGAAGGTGGGGGCGGTGGACCCGTCCATCACCACGTTCACCGGCCGGGCGATCTGCTTCGACTCCCAGGACGAGGCGCTGCAGGGGATCTTCGGCGGCAGGGTGCAGCCGGGCCACGTGGTGGTGATCCGCTACGAGGGGCCCAAGGGCGGCCCCGGCATGCCGGAGATGCTGGCGCCCACGTCGGCCATTGTGGGGATGGGCCTGGGGAAGGAGGTTGCCCTGATCACCGACGGCCGCTTCTCCGGCGGCACCCGGGGCATCTGCCTGGGCCATATCTCGCCCGAGGCGGCCGAAGGGGGGCCCATCGCCCTGGTGCGGGACGGCGACGTGATCACCATCGACATCCCCGGCCGCCGGCTCACGCTGGAGGTGCCGGCGGATGAGCTGGAGCGGCGCCGGGCAGCCTGGGTCAAGCCCGCGCCCAAGGTGCGGAAGGGCTGGCTGGGGCGCTATGCCGCCCTGGTCACGTCGGCCAACACCGGTGCGGTGCTGCGCACGCCGGAAGAGTGA